One Streptomyces sp. NBC_01237 genomic region harbors:
- a CDS encoding LURP-one-related/scramblase family protein has protein sequence MRLLVRERLFAVGDDYWIEDTEGHKVFLVDGKAMRVRDTFELKDRDGRVVVELRQKLISLRDTMIIERGGEELATVRRKRLSLLRNHYRVTLVDGTELDVSGRILDREFAVDYDGELLAQISRRWLTIRDTYGIDIVREDADAALLIAVSMCVIVLADKEREG, from the coding sequence ATGAGACTTCTCGTACGTGAGCGGCTGTTCGCTGTCGGTGACGACTACTGGATCGAGGACACCGAGGGGCACAAGGTCTTCCTCGTCGACGGCAAGGCCATGCGGGTGCGCGACACCTTCGAGCTGAAGGACCGGGACGGGCGGGTCGTCGTCGAACTGCGGCAGAAGCTGATCAGCCTGCGCGACACGATGATCATCGAGCGCGGCGGCGAGGAACTGGCCACGGTCCGGCGCAAGCGGCTCTCGCTGCTGCGCAACCACTACCGGGTGACGCTGGTGGACGGCACGGAGCTGGATGTCAGCGGCAGGATCCTGGACCGCGAGTTCGCCGTCGACTACGACGGCGAACTGCTCGCGCAGATCTCCCGTCGTTGGCTGACGATCCGCGACACGTACGGCATCGACATCGTGCGGGAGGACGCCGATGCCGCGCTGCTCATCGCCGTGTCGATGTGCGTGATCGTGCTCGCGGACAAGGAGCGCGAGGGATGA
- a CDS encoding carbon-nitrogen family hydrolase, whose amino-acid sequence MRASLIQIAVDQDESVNSRRERAASLVVAQRGADLVVLPELWPVGAFAYTEFAAEAEPLQGPTHDVMARAAADAGVWLHAGSFVERAADGTLYNTSLVFSPDGERRAAYRKIHRFGFDKGEAVMMGAGEELVTVALPGTTLGLTTCYDLRFPELFRGLVDAGAETLIVAAGWPERRRSHWTLLAQARAVENQSYVLAVGTAGTHGGIEQAGHSIAVDPWGEVLAEAGAGEEVLSVEFDPAKVTTTREQFPALKDRRLGLAAPR is encoded by the coding sequence GTGCGCGCCTCCCTCATCCAGATCGCAGTAGACCAGGACGAATCCGTCAATTCCCGTCGAGAACGGGCCGCTTCGCTGGTCGTGGCTCAGCGCGGTGCGGATCTGGTGGTCCTCCCCGAGCTCTGGCCGGTCGGTGCCTTCGCGTACACGGAGTTCGCCGCGGAGGCCGAACCCCTCCAGGGTCCCACCCATGACGTGATGGCGAGGGCCGCCGCCGATGCCGGGGTCTGGCTGCACGCGGGTTCGTTCGTCGAGCGGGCCGCGGACGGCACCCTCTACAACACCTCGCTCGTCTTCTCGCCCGACGGCGAACGCCGCGCCGCGTACCGCAAGATCCACCGGTTCGGCTTCGACAAGGGGGAGGCGGTCATGATGGGCGCGGGCGAGGAGCTGGTCACGGTCGCTCTCCCGGGGACCACGCTCGGCCTCACCACGTGTTACGACCTCCGCTTCCCGGAGCTGTTCCGCGGCCTCGTCGACGCGGGCGCCGAGACGCTGATCGTGGCGGCGGGCTGGCCGGAGCGCCGCCGCTCCCACTGGACGCTGCTGGCGCAGGCCCGTGCCGTCGAGAACCAGTCGTACGTCCTGGCCGTGGGTACCGCGGGTACGCACGGTGGCATCGAGCAGGCCGGGCACAGCATCGCCGTAGACCCGTGGGGCGAGGTGCTGGCCGAGGCGGGCGCGGGCGAGGAGGTGCTGAGCGTGGAGTTCGACCCGGCGAAGGTCACCACCACGCGGGAGCAGTTCCCCGCACTGAAGGACCGCAGGCTGGGACTGGCGGCGCCGCGCTGA
- a CDS encoding MFS transporter, with the protein MSSAAAPTLSLPGDPPGGRRAARIWGIGVAVYFVAIIFRTSLGVAGLDAADRFDVNASALSTFSILQLLVYAGMQIPVGLMVDRLGTKKVLTIGAVLFTVGQLGFALSPSYGMALASRALLGCGDAMTFISVLRLGSRWFPARRGPLIGQVAALFGMAGNLVSTLFIARALHGLGWTTTFAGSALAGVVVLVLLLLFLKDHPEGHEPPPAEHAGAAYVRRQIAAAWREPGTRLGMWVHFTTQFPAMVFLLLWGMPFLVEAQGLSRGTAGELLTLVVLSNMAVGLVYGQIIARHHAARAPLALGTVGVTALLWAATILHPGDHAPMWLLIVLCTVLGACGPASMIGFDFARPANPPERQGTASGIVNMGGFVASMTTLFAVGVLLDATGDNYRIAFASVFVLEALGVVQILRLHARATLRERDHHVVSRVEAVHVPV; encoded by the coding sequence GTGAGCTCCGCCGCCGCCCCCACGCTGTCCCTGCCCGGTGATCCGCCCGGTGGCCGGCGTGCCGCCCGGATCTGGGGCATCGGGGTCGCCGTCTACTTCGTCGCCATCATCTTCCGTACGAGCCTGGGGGTCGCCGGGCTCGACGCCGCCGACCGGTTCGACGTCAACGCCTCGGCGCTGTCGACGTTCTCCATCCTCCAGCTGCTCGTCTACGCGGGCATGCAGATACCCGTCGGCCTGATGGTCGACCGGCTCGGCACCAAGAAGGTCCTCACCATCGGGGCCGTCCTGTTCACCGTGGGGCAGCTGGGTTTCGCGCTCTCGCCCTCCTACGGCATGGCGCTCGCCTCCCGGGCGCTGCTCGGCTGCGGTGACGCGATGACCTTCATCAGCGTGCTGAGGCTCGGCAGCCGCTGGTTCCCGGCCCGGCGCGGGCCGTTGATCGGCCAGGTCGCGGCGCTCTTCGGGATGGCGGGCAACCTCGTCTCGACGCTCTTCATCGCCCGCGCGCTGCACGGCCTCGGCTGGACCACGACCTTCGCGGGGAGCGCGCTCGCGGGTGTGGTGGTGCTGGTGTTGCTGCTGCTGTTCCTCAAGGACCACCCCGAGGGCCACGAGCCGCCGCCCGCCGAACACGCGGGCGCCGCGTACGTACGCCGGCAGATCGCCGCCGCGTGGCGGGAGCCCGGTACCCGGCTCGGTATGTGGGTGCACTTCACCACGCAGTTCCCCGCCATGGTGTTCCTGCTGCTGTGGGGGATGCCGTTCCTCGTGGAGGCGCAGGGGCTGAGCCGGGGGACCGCCGGTGAACTGCTCACCCTGGTGGTGCTCTCCAACATGGCGGTCGGGCTCGTCTACGGGCAGATCATCGCCCGGCACCATGCGGCGCGCGCCCCGCTCGCCCTGGGCACGGTGGGGGTGACGGCTCTGCTCTGGGCCGCCACGATCCTCCACCCGGGCGACCATGCGCCGATGTGGCTGCTGATCGTCCTGTGCACGGTGCTGGGTGCCTGCGGGCCCGCTTCGATGATCGGCTTCGACTTCGCCCGGCCGGCCAATCCGCCGGAGCGTCAGGGCACCGCGTCGGGAATCGTGAACATGGGCGGTTTCGTCGCCTCGATGACCACGCTGTTCGCGGTCGGCGTGCTGCTGGACGCGACCGGCGACAACTACCGCATCGCGTTCGCCTCGGTCTTCGTCCTGGAAGCGCTCGGGGTCGTGCAGATCCTGCGGCTGCACGCCAGGGCCACGCTCAGGGAACGCGACCACCACGTGGTCAGCCGCGTCGAAGCGGTGCACGTACCCGTGTAG
- a CDS encoding AfsR/SARP family transcriptional regulator, translating into MEFRLLGTVSVDTLAGPLPLGPAKRRSLLAALLLSANTPVSVGRLTDSLWDDAPPLHARGVIQGHVSRLRALLIGADAEAYGVDLVTLGDGYVLRVPETLLDSQRFEELLMLAREQRSPADSVLMLKEALSLWQGPALSGAFTGPPLRAAAHTLEESRLATVEQLARAYSALGEHNRAAAVLGTEAGAHPMRESLAAALMMALYRAGRQSEALEWFHRTRRLLADELGIDPGHELADAYALILRGDPGPDEGPDGARQPGDGPGTARRDPARTVSGASSPSPSSSSAAPAATDDGAPVLAPPRPLPLLSAGEPHPTDLLPRAPRGFHGRVAELAALTRAAAGEAPVCLVTGPAGVGKTALALHWAHRSPAAFPDGRLFADLRGFSDSSEPALIDVLREFLLALGVAPRRVPETVPAAAALFRSLTDRRRLLVILDNARDSATVRPLLPGGTDCVTLVTSRHRLEGLIASDAARPVPLDTLEPQDSTALLAGVLGEERVLAEPVAARRLAELCGGLPLALRVTAARLAGRPQWTLAVLADELADERSRLTYLDVDDTGVPAALRLTVQHLSSDSVHQLARLGHHPGSHFDPYTAAALAETDPVTAAAALERLAAAHLVTERGPGRWVLHDLVRLYARGLDPVSGPRALSAVLDHYIATALAAADMAEPDGEPCFVLPDAYHRPTAVRDFPDRAAAMRWLAAERDDLALAAVAARAAGLDDRAWRIILLQWPQIVWRVRDSWTPMLELALDAARAGKDPYAESRVITLLGWVLTEEGRTAEAVTLLERSPGLARQAGDRLGEATALINLSVVQAEQGGLDLAMEGCGRAVELAREEHNRHTETLALHHLARMQLRANRPADALASARTALDRGLEGEEAARRVLLLTVSGEALLALGEERDGILLLDRAASEAEAAGYDEGAVRALEALLRVTAEAEYRRRHDEASRRLADEV; encoded by the coding sequence GTGGAGTTCCGGCTGCTCGGCACCGTCTCCGTCGACACGCTCGCCGGGCCACTGCCGCTCGGACCGGCCAAACGACGCAGCCTGCTCGCCGCGCTGCTGCTGTCCGCCAACACTCCCGTCTCCGTGGGACGGCTGACGGACTCCTTGTGGGACGACGCCCCTCCGCTGCACGCCCGCGGCGTCATCCAGGGCCATGTGTCCCGGCTGCGCGCCCTTCTGATCGGCGCCGACGCGGAGGCGTACGGGGTGGACCTGGTCACACTCGGCGACGGGTATGTGCTGCGGGTGCCGGAGACCCTGCTGGACTCCCAGCGGTTCGAGGAACTGCTGATGCTGGCGAGGGAGCAGCGCAGCCCCGCCGACTCCGTACTGATGCTCAAGGAGGCGCTGTCCCTGTGGCAGGGCCCGGCGCTCAGCGGTGCCTTCACCGGCCCGCCGCTCCGGGCTGCCGCGCACACGCTGGAGGAGTCCCGGCTGGCGACGGTGGAGCAGCTGGCGCGGGCCTACTCGGCGCTGGGGGAGCACAACCGCGCCGCGGCCGTACTGGGGACGGAAGCGGGCGCCCATCCGATGCGGGAGTCGCTGGCGGCCGCGCTGATGATGGCGCTGTACCGCGCGGGACGCCAGTCGGAGGCGCTGGAATGGTTCCACCGCACGAGACGGCTGCTCGCCGATGAGCTGGGGATCGATCCGGGACACGAACTCGCCGACGCGTACGCGCTGATCCTGCGCGGCGACCCCGGACCCGACGAGGGCCCGGACGGGGCGCGGCAGCCGGGCGACGGACCGGGAACGGCACGGCGCGATCCGGCCCGGACCGTTTCCGGAGCCTCCTCCCCCTCGCCCTCCTCGTCCTCCGCCGCCCCCGCGGCGACCGACGACGGCGCCCCCGTCCTCGCCCCACCGCGCCCCCTCCCCCTGCTGTCCGCCGGAGAGCCGCACCCCACCGATCTGCTGCCCCGCGCACCCCGCGGCTTCCACGGCCGGGTCGCCGAGCTGGCCGCCCTCACCCGGGCGGCGGCCGGCGAGGCACCTGTCTGTCTGGTCACCGGACCGGCGGGCGTGGGCAAGACCGCGCTGGCCCTCCACTGGGCGCACCGCAGCCCCGCGGCCTTCCCGGACGGACGGCTCTTCGCCGATCTGCGCGGATTCAGCGACTCGAGCGAGCCCGCGCTGATCGATGTCCTGCGCGAGTTCCTGCTGGCACTCGGCGTCGCACCGCGCCGCGTCCCCGAGACCGTCCCCGCCGCGGCGGCGCTCTTCCGCTCGCTGACCGACCGGCGCCGGCTGCTCGTGATCCTCGACAACGCCCGCGACTCCGCCACGGTCAGGCCGCTGCTCCCGGGCGGCACCGACTGCGTCACGCTGGTCACCAGCCGTCATCGGCTGGAGGGCCTCATCGCCTCGGACGCGGCCCGTCCCGTCCCGCTCGACACGCTCGAACCCCAGGACAGCACGGCGCTGCTCGCCGGGGTGCTCGGGGAGGAACGGGTCCTGGCCGAACCGGTCGCGGCCCGTCGGCTCGCCGAACTCTGCGGCGGCCTGCCGCTCGCCCTGCGCGTCACCGCGGCCCGGCTGGCCGGACGCCCGCAGTGGACGCTCGCCGTGCTGGCCGACGAACTCGCCGACGAACGCAGCAGGCTGACGTATCTCGACGTGGACGACACCGGTGTCCCGGCCGCCCTGCGGCTGACCGTGCAGCACCTGTCATCGGACTCCGTGCACCAGCTGGCCCGGCTCGGCCACCATCCCGGCAGCCACTTCGACCCGTACACGGCCGCCGCGCTCGCGGAGACGGACCCGGTCACCGCCGCGGCGGCGCTGGAGCGGCTCGCCGCGGCCCATCTCGTCACCGAGAGGGGACCGGGACGGTGGGTGCTGCACGATCTGGTACGCCTCTACGCCCGCGGTCTCGACCCCGTCTCCGGGCCCCGCGCCCTCTCCGCCGTCCTCGACCACTACATCGCCACCGCGCTCGCCGCCGCCGACATGGCCGAGCCGGACGGTGAGCCCTGCTTCGTCCTGCCGGACGCCTACCACCGCCCCACCGCCGTGCGGGACTTCCCCGACCGGGCGGCGGCGATGCGCTGGCTGGCCGCCGAGCGTGACGACCTGGCCCTGGCTGCCGTGGCGGCCCGCGCCGCCGGACTCGACGACCGGGCCTGGCGGATCATCCTGCTCCAGTGGCCGCAGATCGTGTGGCGGGTGCGGGACAGCTGGACCCCGATGCTGGAGCTGGCGCTGGACGCCGCCCGCGCCGGGAAGGACCCCTACGCGGAGTCCAGGGTGATCACTCTGCTGGGGTGGGTGCTGACGGAGGAGGGCAGGACCGCCGAGGCCGTCACCCTGCTGGAACGCTCACCCGGGCTCGCCCGGCAGGCCGGTGACCGGCTCGGCGAGGCGACCGCGTTGATCAACCTGTCCGTCGTCCAGGCCGAACAGGGCGGGCTCGACCTCGCGATGGAGGGGTGCGGCCGGGCCGTCGAGCTGGCCCGCGAGGAGCACAACCGGCACACCGAGACGCTCGCCCTGCACCATCTCGCCCGGATGCAGCTCCGCGCGAACCGGCCCGCCGATGCCCTCGCGTCGGCCCGCACCGCGCTCGATCGGGGACTTGAGGGCGAGGAAGCGGCCCGGCGGGTGCTGCTGCTGACCGTCAGCGGCGAGGCACTGCTGGCGCTCGGCGAGGAGCGGGACGGAATCCTGCTGCTCGACCGGGCGGCGTCGGAGGCGGAAGCCGCCGGATACGACGAGGGCGCGGTCCGGGCCCTGGAGGCACTGCTGCGGGTGACGGCGGAGGCGGAGTACCGCAGGCGGCACGACGAGGCGTCGCGGCGGCTGGCCGACGAGGTCTGA
- a CDS encoding D-alanyl-D-alanine carboxypeptidase family protein: protein MKIGIKRINRASATATVALTAGAVLAGSAFATQAQAAAPPTPKIVAKGGFVMNNGSGKTLFTKSADTRRSTGSTTKIMTALVVLSQKNVNLKSKVTIQKAYSDYIVSKNASSARLIVGDKVTVGQLLYGLMLPSGCDAAYALADKFGSGKTRAARVKSFIGKMNSTAKSLKLKNTHFDSFDGIGGTKNYSTPRDLTKIASKAMKNSTFRSIVKTKSTKQKVTTKSGGYRNMSWSNTNKMLSSYSGAIGVKTGSGPTAKYCLVFAATRKGKTVIGTVLTSSSEANRTADAKKLMDYGFKK, encoded by the coding sequence TTGAAAATCGGGATCAAGCGCATCAATCGCGCATCCGCCACCGCCACCGTGGCCCTCACCGCGGGTGCCGTGCTCGCGGGCAGCGCCTTCGCCACCCAGGCGCAGGCAGCAGCACCGCCGACGCCGAAGATCGTCGCCAAGGGCGGCTTCGTGATGAACAACGGCAGCGGCAAGACCCTCTTCACCAAGTCCGCGGACACCCGCCGCTCCACCGGCTCGACCACCAAGATCATGACGGCGCTCGTGGTGCTGTCGCAGAAGAACGTGAACCTGAAATCCAAGGTCACGATCCAGAAGGCGTACAGCGACTACATCGTCTCCAAGAACGCCTCGTCCGCCCGGCTGATCGTCGGCGACAAGGTCACGGTGGGCCAGTTGCTCTACGGCCTGATGCTCCCGTCCGGCTGCGACGCCGCCTACGCGCTGGCCGACAAGTTCGGCTCCGGCAAGACCCGTGCGGCCCGCGTGAAGTCCTTCATCGGCAAGATGAACTCCACGGCGAAGAGCCTCAAGCTCAAGAACACCCACTTCGACTCGTTCGACGGCATAGGGGGTACGAAGAACTACTCGACCCCCCGCGACCTGACGAAGATCGCCAGTAAGGCGATGAAGAACTCCACGTTCCGCTCCATCGTCAAGACGAAGTCGACGAAGCAGAAGGTGACCACGAAGAGCGGCGGCTACCGCAACATGTCGTGGAGCAACACCAACAAGATGCTCAGCAGCTACAGCGGCGCGATCGGCGTGAAGACCGGCTCCGGCCCGACGGCCAAGTACTGCCTGGTCTTCGCCGCGACCCGTAAGGGCAAGACCGTCATCGGCACGGTGCTCACCTCGTCCTCCGAGGCGAACCGCACCGCGGACGCGAAGAAGCTCATGGACTACGGCTTCAAGAAGTAG
- a CDS encoding maleylpyruvate isomerase family mycothiol-dependent enzyme, which yields MTVHPSLQTYADAWTHSIESIAELVKPLVEGEWNRRTPCPAWSVRDVVSHIIGMECEMLGDPRPIHTLPRDLYHVQSDFARYMEMQVDVRRHHTAPEMTSELEYTLIRRARQLRNETRAPDTMVRAPLGAQQTLELAMHMRVVDVWVHEQDLRATLGVPGNLDSPGAHIVRDTLLEALPKVVAKHAGAPANSAVVLDVHGPLEFLRTVRVDAEGRGSIDGAPSLGPAVTLAMDWETYYRLACGRVRAAAVADRVKIEGDQDLAAAILHHFAVTP from the coding sequence GTGACCGTCCATCCCAGCCTCCAGACCTACGCCGACGCCTGGACCCACTCCATCGAGTCGATAGCCGAGCTGGTCAAGCCACTCGTCGAGGGGGAGTGGAACCGCCGTACGCCCTGCCCCGCCTGGTCGGTGCGTGATGTCGTGTCGCACATCATCGGCATGGAGTGCGAGATGCTCGGCGACCCGCGCCCCATCCACACCCTGCCGCGCGACCTGTACCACGTACAGAGCGACTTCGCCCGCTACATGGAGATGCAGGTCGACGTACGGCGCCACCACACCGCGCCCGAGATGACCTCCGAGCTGGAGTACACGCTCATCCGCCGCGCCCGGCAGCTGCGCAACGAGACACGCGCCCCGGACACGATGGTGCGGGCACCCCTCGGTGCGCAGCAGACCCTCGAACTGGCCATGCACATGCGGGTCGTCGATGTCTGGGTGCACGAACAGGACCTGCGCGCCACGCTGGGCGTCCCGGGCAACCTGGACTCCCCCGGCGCCCACATCGTCCGGGACACGCTGCTCGAAGCGCTGCCCAAGGTGGTCGCCAAGCACGCGGGCGCACCGGCCAATTCGGCGGTCGTGCTCGATGTGCACGGTCCGCTGGAGTTCCTGCGGACGGTCCGGGTCGACGCGGAGGGCCGCGGTTCGATCGACGGCGCGCCGTCGCTGGGCCCCGCGGTGACGCTGGCGATGGACTGGGAGACGTACTACCGCCTGGCCTGCGGCCGGGTCCGGGCGGCGGCGGTCGCCGACCGGGTCAAGATCGAGGGCGATCAGGATCTGGCAGCCGCGATCCTGCACCACTTCGCCGTCACGCCGTAG
- a CDS encoding DUF6458 family protein produces the protein MGLGGCILLIGAGAILAFATDWEMDSVNVGLVGWIMMLVGLVGVFVYMSIARRRRMVVPPTTTVVSEDDRRYQ, from the coding sequence ATGGGACTCGGAGGATGCATTCTTCTCATCGGTGCCGGGGCGATACTCGCCTTCGCGACCGACTGGGAGATGGACAGCGTCAACGTCGGTCTGGTCGGCTGGATCATGATGCTCGTCGGCCTCGTCGGGGTCTTCGTCTACATGAGCATCGCGCGCCGCCGCCGCATGGTCGTACCGCCCACCACCACCGTCGTGTCCGAGGACGACCGCCGGTACCAGTGA
- a CDS encoding GntR family transcriptional regulator codes for MPAAPPAPVQPPKTSLKRPPAAERVYTHIKEAVLGRRYEGGTLLTEGDLAEAVGVSRTPVREALLRLEVEGLIKLYPKKGALVLAVSAQEIADVVETRLLVEEFAARKAVPASAQFVARLEQLLDEQRQLAEDGDLAAVSVKDRCFHAEIVRNAGNEILSRLYDQLRDRQLRMGVAVMEAHPGRIAANITEHGELLDAIRAGDAEGAAQVVRRHVSRVKVLVRGEDR; via the coding sequence ATGCCTGCCGCGCCCCCCGCCCCCGTACAGCCGCCCAAGACCTCTCTCAAGCGGCCGCCCGCCGCCGAACGCGTCTACACCCATATCAAGGAGGCCGTCCTCGGCCGCCGCTACGAGGGTGGGACGCTCCTCACCGAAGGTGATCTCGCGGAGGCCGTGGGGGTCTCCCGGACGCCCGTGCGCGAGGCGCTGCTGCGGCTGGAGGTGGAAGGGCTGATCAAGCTCTATCCGAAGAAGGGCGCTCTGGTGCTCGCCGTCTCCGCGCAGGAGATCGCGGACGTGGTGGAGACCCGGCTGCTCGTCGAGGAGTTCGCCGCGCGCAAGGCCGTACCCGCTTCGGCGCAGTTCGTCGCCCGGCTCGAACAACTCCTCGATGAGCAGCGGCAGCTGGCGGAGGACGGGGACCTGGCCGCCGTGTCGGTCAAGGACCGCTGCTTCCACGCCGAGATCGTGCGGAACGCCGGGAACGAGATCCTCTCGCGCCTCTACGACCAGCTGCGCGACCGTCAGCTGCGGATGGGGGTCGCCGTGATGGAGGCCCACCCCGGCAGGATCGCCGCCAACATCACCGAGCACGGTGAGCTCCTGGACGCCATCAGGGCGGGTGACGCGGAGGGTGCCGCGCAGGTCGTACGGCGTCATGTCAGCAGGGTCAAGGTGCTGGTCAGGGGTGAGGACCGGTGA
- a CDS encoding NHL domain-containing thioredoxin family protein: MATRARVRAPELIGKGGWLNTGDQQYTLADLRGRIVILDFWTFCCVNCLHVLDELRELEEKHRDTVVIIGVHSPKFVHEAEHQAVVDAVERYEVHHPVLDDPELATWKQYAVRAWPTLVVIDPEGYVVAQHAGEGHAHAIEKLVEELEAEHAGKGTLRRGDGPYVAPEPVATYLRFPGKALLLPDGGFLVSDTTRHRLVELDADGESVRRYFGSGDRGLADGGPGEARFSEPQGLAVLPDGRIAVADTVNHAIRALDLTTGTTSTLAGTGRQWWQSMPTSGPAREVDLSSPWDVAWFADRLWIAMAGVHQLWTYDPASGTVRVAAGTTNEGLVDGPAAEAWFAQPSGLAASADGQRLWVADSETSSLRYVDRDETVHTAVGTGLFDFGHRDGAADQALFQHPLGVTALPDGSVAVCDTYNHALRRFDPHSGEVTTLATDLREPSDAVLVDGDLVVVESARHRLTRLRLPEEAVRVADRAHRTQRAATEIAPGTLRLDVVFQAPAGQKLDTRYGPSTRLLVSATPPELLAGGSGAGSDLGRDLVLADGITEGVLHVSAMAASCDDDPANEYPACHVHQQDWGVPVRVTAEGTSRLPLVLAGMDDRG, translated from the coding sequence ATGGCTACACGTGCACGCGTCCGCGCCCCCGAACTCATCGGCAAGGGCGGCTGGCTCAATACAGGCGACCAGCAGTACACCCTCGCTGATCTGCGAGGACGCATCGTCATCCTGGACTTCTGGACGTTCTGCTGTGTGAACTGTCTGCATGTTCTCGATGAGTTGCGCGAGCTGGAGGAGAAGCATCGCGACACCGTGGTGATCATCGGTGTCCACTCGCCCAAGTTCGTGCACGAGGCCGAGCACCAGGCCGTCGTCGACGCCGTCGAGCGCTACGAGGTCCACCACCCGGTCCTCGACGACCCCGAGCTGGCCACCTGGAAGCAGTACGCCGTACGCGCCTGGCCGACCCTCGTCGTCATCGATCCCGAGGGCTATGTGGTCGCCCAGCACGCGGGCGAGGGGCACGCCCACGCCATCGAGAAGCTCGTCGAGGAGCTGGAGGCCGAGCACGCCGGGAAGGGCACGCTGCGCCGGGGTGACGGCCCGTACGTCGCGCCCGAGCCGGTCGCCACGTACCTGCGTTTCCCCGGCAAGGCGCTGCTGCTCCCGGACGGCGGGTTCCTGGTCTCCGACACCACCCGGCACCGGCTGGTCGAGCTGGACGCGGACGGCGAGAGCGTGCGCCGGTACTTCGGAAGCGGTGACCGGGGTCTGGCGGACGGCGGTCCGGGGGAGGCCCGGTTCAGCGAACCGCAGGGCCTTGCCGTGCTGCCCGACGGGCGGATCGCCGTCGCGGACACCGTCAACCACGCGATCCGCGCCCTCGACCTGACGACCGGGACGACGAGCACCCTCGCCGGCACCGGCCGCCAGTGGTGGCAGTCCATGCCCACCAGCGGCCCGGCGCGCGAGGTGGACCTGTCCTCGCCGTGGGACGTCGCGTGGTTCGCGGACCGGTTGTGGATCGCCATGGCGGGCGTGCACCAGCTGTGGACGTACGACCCGGCGAGCGGGACCGTACGGGTCGCGGCCGGGACGACCAACGAAGGACTGGTGGACGGACCGGCCGCCGAGGCGTGGTTCGCCCAGCCGTCCGGGCTCGCGGCCTCGGCCGACGGGCAGCGGCTGTGGGTGGCCGACTCGGAGACCTCGTCGCTGCGGTACGTCGACCGCGACGAGACGGTGCACACGGCCGTCGGTACCGGCCTCTTCGACTTCGGGCACCGTGACGGAGCGGCGGACCAGGCGCTGTTCCAGCATCCGCTCGGTGTGACCGCGCTGCCCGACGGGTCCGTCGCCGTCTGCGACACGTACAACCACGCCCTGCGGCGTTTCGACCCGCACAGCGGCGAGGTCACCACCCTGGCCACGGATCTGCGCGAGCCGAGCGACGCCGTGCTGGTCGACGGCGACCTCGTCGTCGTCGAGTCCGCCCGCCACCGGCTGACCCGGCTGCGGCTGCCCGAGGAGGCCGTACGTGTCGCGGACCGGGCGCACCGCACACAGCGCGCGGCCACCGAGATCGCGCCCGGCACGCTCCGGCTCGACGTGGTCTTCCAGGCGCCCGCCGGACAGAAGCTGGACACCCGGTACGGGCCCTCGACGCGGCTGCTGGTCTCCGCGACCCCGCCGGAACTCCTGGCGGGCGGCTCCGGAGCCGGTAGCGACCTGGGGCGGGACCTGGTCCTGGCGGACGGGATCACCGAAGGCGTCCTGCATGTCTCGGCGATGGCGGCGTCCTGCGACGACGACCCGGCCAACGAGTACCCGGCCTGCCATGTGCACCAACAGGACTGGGGTGTCCCCGTCCGGGTGACCGCGGAGGGAACGTCCCGGCTGCCGCTGGTCCTGGCGGGGATGGACGACAGGGGCTGA